GAAAGGAAAGAAGGATGAAAGATAACGGGGTTAGCCCCGAACCGGCCGCTCTCTTGCTACGGCCCAAGCTCAGATGGGAAGGCGCTTCTCCACCACTTCCCAGTTGACCAGGCTCCACCAGTTCTCCACGAACTTGCCGCGGTCGTTCTTGTAATCTAAGTAGTAGGCATGCTCCCAGACATCGAGCACCAGGAGGATGCTCATCATCGGATTGACGTTCGCGTTGTGCTTCTCGATCTGGAACAATATCGGACGGTTGGTGTGCTTGCAGAAGCCCAGCGCCGCCCAGCCGGAGCCTTCCGTGCTGTTGGCGGCCATGGAGAACTCCTTCTTGAAGCGATCGAAGGAGCCGAACTCCTTCTCGATGATGTCCCCGGTCTTGCCACCGGGCCTGCCGCCCCCTTGGCCGGTCGGAGCCATGTTCTGCCAGAATCGCTCGTGCAGCAGATTCCCTCCGAAGTGGAAGGAGAACTCCTTCAAGGTGGCCTTCATATCCAAATCAACGTTCTCTTTCCTTGCCTTGTCCAGCTT
The sequence above is drawn from the Methanomassiliicoccales archaeon genome and encodes:
- a CDS encoding superoxide dismutase encodes the protein FYVLAPLPYDYKALAPVISEELLRLHHDKHHAAYVNGANAILQKLDKARKENVDLDMKATLKEFSFHFGGNLLHERFWQNMAPTGQGGGRPGGKTGDIIEKEFGSFDRFKKEFSMAANSTEGSGWAALGFCKHTNRPILFQIEKHNANVNPMMSILLVLDVWEHAYYLDYKNDRGKFVENWWSLVNWEVVEKRLPI